One genomic segment of Tursiops truncatus isolate mTurTru1 chromosome 4, mTurTru1.mat.Y, whole genome shotgun sequence includes these proteins:
- the LOC109547830 gene encoding keratin-associated protein 19-7-like, translating into MSYYANYCKGLGFSCGGFGGLGYGHGCGCSSFCRLGHGCSHGGYRYGCYCPSCYGGYDFSGLY; encoded by the coding sequence ATGAGCTACTATGCCAACTATTGCAAAGGCCTGGGCTTCAGCTGTGGAGGATTTGGTGGCCTGGGCTATGGCCATGGCTGCGGATGCAGCAGCTTCTGCAGACTGGGCCATGGCTGTAGCCATGGAGGCTACAGATATGGCTGCTACTGCCCATCATGCTATGGAGGATATGACTTTTCTGGCTTATACTAA
- the LOC117312235 gene encoding keratin-associated protein 19-7-like: protein MSYYGNYCQGLGYSCGDFGGLGCGYSCRCGSFRRLGYGCGYGGYGYGCYHPYYYRRYWCSGFY, encoded by the coding sequence ATGAGCTACTACGGCAACTACTGCCAAGGCCTGGGCTACAGCTGTGGAGACTTTGGTGGCCTGGGCTGTGGCTACAGCTGCAGATGTGGTAGCTTCCGCAGGCTGGGCTATGGCTGTGGTTATGGAGGCTATGGATATGGCTGCTACCATCCATATTACTATAGAAGATACTGGTGTTCTGGCTTCTACTGA